A DNA window from Laribacter hongkongensis DSM 14985 contains the following coding sequences:
- a CDS encoding C40 family peptidase has product MTLTTPRTTVLLLAALLLAACSTTPPPRTGSWKPDRSLARIEASGDAREVVMVALGLLDVGYQFGGKNPEAGLDCSGMAAFIYRNAVGVSLPHNAAEIANRTRPVNKNELQAGDMVFFNTMNRPYSHMGVYLGDGKFIHAPRTNSTVRVDSLDNRYFASRFDGGRTVFR; this is encoded by the coding sequence ATGACCCTGACTACTCCGCGCACCACCGTCCTGCTGCTGGCAGCCCTGCTGCTGGCAGCCTGCTCGACCACACCGCCGCCACGCACCGGCAGCTGGAAACCCGACCGCAGCCTCGCCCGCATCGAGGCCAGCGGCGATGCCCGCGAAGTGGTGATGGTGGCGCTCGGCCTGCTGGACGTGGGCTACCAGTTTGGCGGCAAAAACCCCGAAGCCGGTCTGGATTGCTCGGGCATGGCGGCCTTCATTTACCGCAATGCGGTCGGCGTCAGCCTGCCGCACAACGCAGCCGAAATCGCCAACCGCACCCGTCCGGTCAACAAGAACGAACTTCAGGCCGGCGACATGGTGTTCTTCAACACCATGAACCGCCCGTATTCGCACATGGGCGTCTATCTTGGGGATGGCAAGTTCATCCATGCACCGCGCACCAACAGCACGGTACGTGTCGACAGCCTGGACAACCGCTACTTCGCCAGCCGCTTTGACGGCGGGCGAACCGTGTTCCGCTAA
- a CDS encoding SPOR domain-containing protein yields the protein MIESRNQQELILLRKRARRRLVGAVALVSVSTVLLWKVVDSQPQLDIRPERIEVVSLGPQAPASVPAAPPVAAEHPGVPSAEQDLPPVSEPVTTNPEPTRPEDVKLPPPPVVPPVKAEPPKVTVKPDVPAASPRPARDPAAILNGLADFDESGPLPTSKPAHKPAVAAKAEVPPAAGKAVPAAKGGRFVIQVAALSEEGSAESLKKKLAAAGVSASVTPVQTAKGVVHRVRVGPFASEAEAEAALRKIHQAGQPGILVPQ from the coding sequence ATGATCGAATCGAGAAACCAGCAAGAGCTGATCCTGCTGCGCAAGCGGGCGCGCCGCCGGCTCGTGGGTGCCGTGGCGCTGGTGTCTGTCTCTACTGTGCTGCTGTGGAAAGTGGTCGATTCACAGCCGCAGCTGGATATCCGTCCCGAACGCATTGAAGTGGTCAGTCTTGGCCCGCAGGCGCCGGCATCCGTACCGGCTGCTCCGCCCGTAGCGGCCGAGCATCCCGGCGTGCCGTCAGCCGAGCAGGACCTGCCTCCGGTCAGCGAGCCGGTTACCACCAATCCCGAGCCGACCCGTCCGGAAGATGTCAAGCTGCCGCCGCCGCCAGTGGTGCCGCCGGTAAAGGCCGAGCCGCCCAAGGTGACGGTCAAGCCGGATGTACCGGCCGCCAGCCCCCGGCCGGCCCGGGACCCGGCTGCCATCCTCAACGGACTGGCCGACTTTGACGAATCCGGGCCGTTGCCGACGAGCAAACCGGCCCACAAACCGGCTGTCGCGGCCAAGGCCGAAGTGCCGCCCGCCGCTGGCAAGGCTGTTCCGGCCGCCAAGGGTGGCCGCTTCGTGATCCAGGTGGCCGCCCTGTCGGAAGAAGGCTCTGCCGAATCCCTGAAAAAGAAACTGGCCGCTGCCGGCGTATCGGCCAGCGTGACGCCGGTGCAGACCGCCAAGGGCGTGGTGCATCGCGTGCGCGTCGGTCCGTTTGCCAGCGAGGCCGAGGCCGAGGCCGCGCTCAGGAAAATCCATCAGGCCGGCCAGCCCGGCATTCTGGTGCCGCAATAA
- a CDS encoding DNA-binding protein: MVLPDMPASDIASRIRSAAQQLVTEGTWPTVVNVRERLGSGSNTTINNELKAWRQWFLARVSSTTRRPDWPAELGDAMESLWQRACSIAETHLDNVRRETTARADALEAELAARQAELAAQQDALAQLARARQELESALADSQAEVAASLRECETRARAIEAAAAELEREQAARRQDALRAEDEREALKTEWEARLVAAQEEAERRETLAYERLEGVRAMLYEQAERERSEHAAEKKRLEQVADRTRQELASVQAALQERLLQTEGERSRLETALEHAEARRQELAETLNQQEELHAARLLMLEQAREETRRLHEALHVARQELAAHPSLPALDAPT, from the coding sequence ATGGTCCTGCCCGACATGCCCGCCAGCGACATAGCCTCGCGCATCCGCTCCGCCGCCCAGCAACTGGTCACCGAAGGCACCTGGCCCACGGTGGTCAATGTCCGTGAGCGGCTAGGCTCCGGCTCCAACACCACGATCAACAACGAACTCAAGGCCTGGCGCCAGTGGTTTCTGGCGCGCGTGTCATCCACCACCCGGCGGCCGGACTGGCCGGCCGAACTTGGTGACGCCATGGAAAGCCTGTGGCAGCGCGCCTGCAGCATTGCCGAAACACACCTCGACAACGTCCGCCGCGAAACCACGGCCCGGGCAGATGCGCTTGAAGCCGAGCTGGCCGCCCGCCAGGCCGAGCTCGCCGCGCAACAGGATGCCCTGGCACAGCTTGCCCGTGCCCGCCAGGAGCTCGAATCCGCCCTGGCCGACAGTCAGGCCGAAGTGGCCGCCAGCCTGCGTGAATGCGAAACCCGGGCCCGCGCAATTGAAGCAGCGGCGGCCGAACTGGAACGGGAGCAGGCTGCACGCCGGCAGGATGCCCTCCGTGCGGAAGATGAGCGCGAAGCACTGAAAACCGAATGGGAAGCCCGGCTGGTTGCGGCCCAGGAAGAGGCCGAACGCCGCGAAACGCTGGCCTACGAACGGCTGGAGGGCGTGCGTGCCATGCTGTACGAGCAGGCCGAACGCGAACGCAGCGAACACGCAGCAGAGAAAAAACGGCTGGAGCAAGTGGCTGACCGGACCCGCCAGGAACTCGCCAGTGTCCAGGCCGCACTCCAGGAACGGCTGCTGCAAACCGAGGGTGAGCGCAGCCGCCTGGAAACGGCGCTGGAGCATGCCGAAGCACGCCGGCAGGAGCTGGCCGAAACCCTGAACCAGCAGGAAGAACTCCATGCCGCCCGGCTGCTCATGCTCGAACAGGCCCGTGAAGAAACCCGGCGCCTGCATGAAGCCCTGCACGTTGCCCGCCAGGAACTGGCCGCCCATCCGTCGTTGCCGGCACTGGATGCACCGACATGA
- the folC gene encoding bifunctional tetrahydrofolate synthase/dihydrofolate synthase, with the protein MTLPTTLAGWLSHLESLHLSSIDLGLERVRQVVDAMPLRPGFPVITVGGTNGKGSVCAMLTRILASAGYRVGTYTSPHLMVYNERIAIDAEPLSDEAIVRGLAAVEAGRGDVPLTYFEFGTLAAMWNFVDAKVDVAILEVGLGGRLDAVNVFEPDCAAVVSVDLDHQDWLGDNREDIGFEKAGIFRAGKPALCADPQPPARLVGHAAAIGAPLWLAGRDFGFTRTDPLQWEFWCGQSRRHALPTPALRGNYQMGNAALVLAILEAVRDRLPVGAGAVRRGLLEVEWPARFQVLPGRPVTVLDVGHNPHAIRAMVSSLQTLNYAERRLAVFSMLADKDVDSVIELAKDEFDEWWVAPIADSPRAMPVAGLVARLRAHGVTRIHECADLATAYRQAREQATENDRITVFGSFHTVAAIVAASRSDS; encoded by the coding sequence ATGACCCTTCCGACTACACTCGCCGGCTGGCTGTCCCATCTGGAGAGCCTGCACCTTTCTTCCATTGACCTTGGCCTTGAGCGCGTGCGCCAGGTGGTCGACGCCATGCCGCTGCGGCCGGGGTTTCCGGTCATCACCGTGGGCGGCACCAACGGCAAGGGATCGGTCTGCGCCATGCTGACCCGCATTCTGGCCAGCGCCGGCTACCGGGTCGGTACGTATACCTCGCCGCACCTGATGGTTTACAACGAGCGCATTGCCATTGATGCCGAGCCGCTGTCCGACGAGGCCATCGTGCGCGGGCTGGCGGCCGTGGAGGCCGGGCGCGGAGATGTGCCGCTGACGTATTTCGAGTTCGGCACGCTGGCTGCCATGTGGAATTTCGTCGATGCCAAAGTAGACGTGGCCATCCTCGAAGTCGGCCTGGGCGGCCGGCTGGATGCCGTCAACGTGTTTGAGCCAGACTGTGCTGCCGTGGTGTCGGTGGACCTCGATCACCAGGACTGGCTGGGCGACAACCGCGAAGACATCGGCTTTGAGAAGGCCGGCATTTTCCGTGCCGGCAAACCGGCCTTGTGCGCTGACCCGCAACCACCGGCCCGGCTGGTCGGGCATGCTGCCGCCATCGGTGCGCCGCTGTGGCTGGCCGGGCGTGATTTCGGCTTTACCCGTACCGACCCGTTGCAGTGGGAGTTCTGGTGTGGCCAGTCCCGGCGTCATGCGCTGCCGACGCCGGCCTTGCGTGGCAATTACCAGATGGGCAATGCAGCACTGGTGCTGGCAATCCTTGAGGCCGTGCGTGACCGCTTGCCGGTCGGTGCCGGCGCCGTGCGCCGCGGACTGCTGGAGGTCGAATGGCCGGCCCGCTTCCAGGTCTTGCCCGGCCGGCCGGTAACGGTGCTGGACGTGGGGCACAATCCGCACGCCATCCGTGCCATGGTGTCCAGCCTGCAAACCCTGAATTACGCCGAACGGCGGCTGGCCGTGTTTTCCATGCTGGCCGACAAGGATGTCGACAGCGTGATCGAATTGGCCAAGGACGAATTTGATGAATGGTGGGTGGCGCCGATTGCCGATTCGCCGCGCGCCATGCCGGTGGCCGGACTGGTTGCCAGGCTGCGGGCGCACGGGGTGACGCGGATCCACGAATGTGCCGATCTGGCCACCGCTTACCGCCAGGCACGCGAGCAGGCGACGGAAAATGATAGAATCACCGTTTTCGGCTCCTTTCATACTGTCGCTGCCATCGTGGCGGCCAGCCGATCCGACTCCTGA
- a CDS encoding protein YgfX, which translates to MKPPAVEPFACVLRPSRTGGALAMLLAVLAGISVCLAGMAWLVPAVLLLALWRLRQEGWLGAPRQRLVLDVQGQLWLDGLPVWRSPATRVWPWLVWLAGRTATRPVRLLLWPDRLDAGAGRCLRRYLIWYRSDPSVDPAAHRSA; encoded by the coding sequence GTGAAGCCACCCGCCGTCGAGCCGTTTGCCTGCGTGCTGCGTCCGAGCCGGACCGGCGGTGCGCTGGCCATGCTGCTGGCGGTGCTGGCCGGTATTTCCGTGTGCCTCGCAGGCATGGCGTGGCTGGTGCCTGCCGTGCTGCTGCTGGCCCTGTGGCGGCTGCGGCAGGAAGGCTGGCTCGGTGCGCCCCGCCAGCGGCTGGTCCTCGACGTGCAGGGACAGCTGTGGCTGGACGGCCTGCCAGTCTGGCGCTCGCCTGCCACCCGGGTATGGCCCTGGCTGGTCTGGCTTGCCGGTCGCACGGCCACGCGGCCGGTACGCCTGCTGCTCTGGCCGGACCGCCTGGATGCCGGAGCAGGCCGCTGTCTGCGGCGCTACCTGATCTGGTATCGTTCTGACCCTTCTGTTGATCCTGCTGCCCACCGTTCCGCATGA
- a CDS encoding ATP-binding cassette domain-containing protein encodes MPLLTLEKASLAFGHHPLLDQVDFALEPGERVGLIGRNGAGKSSLLKVIAGQSRLDDGRLNRQNDVVVAYVPQEPVFADGDTVYDAVAEGLGDIKALLSDYHRVSHELAHASGDTGDLLARMEALQVELEARNGWQFETRIASTLSHLSLDPDTLVSALSGGWKKRVALARALAATPDVLLLDEPTNHLDVTAIEWLETLLNNFAGAVLLITHDRRFLDNVVTRIIELDRGILRSYPGSFSAYETRKAEELVIEEEQNRKFDKFHAQEEVWIRKGIEARRTRNEGRVRRLEQLRRERAARRERVGKVNLQIDAGGKSGKLIAELKDVSKGYAGRTLISGFSSRLMRGDKIGLIGPNGAGKTTLLKLILGEIPPDSGEVRQGTGQQIAYFDQFRSQLPEDAAIIDVIGDGKDYVDISGQRKHVMSYLEDFLFSPARARSPVRSLSGGERNRLLLAKLFTQPANILVLDEPTNDLDIDTLELLEQLLIDYPGTVFLVSHDRAFLDNVATQVIAFEGEGRLREYPGGYTDWVNTRTRMAELAAPARPATPVPAAGNATAPARPARDKTRTRLSYNEVRELERLPDEIAALEAEQAGLNKKLLDPSVWKDQAAAARDWQARIEAIDELLLDKLARWEELEAKQS; translated from the coding sequence ATGCCCCTCCTGACCCTGGAAAAAGCCAGCCTCGCCTTTGGCCATCACCCCCTGCTCGACCAGGTTGATTTCGCCCTCGAGCCGGGCGAACGTGTCGGCCTGATCGGCCGCAACGGAGCGGGCAAGTCCTCCCTCCTCAAGGTCATCGCCGGCCAGAGCCGGCTGGATGACGGCCGCCTCAACCGCCAGAACGACGTGGTGGTGGCCTATGTGCCGCAAGAACCCGTCTTCGCCGACGGCGACACGGTCTACGATGCCGTGGCCGAAGGACTGGGCGACATCAAGGCCCTGCTGTCCGACTACCACCGCGTCAGCCACGAACTGGCCCATGCCAGCGGCGACACCGGCGACCTGCTGGCACGCATGGAAGCCCTGCAAGTGGAGCTGGAAGCCCGCAACGGCTGGCAGTTCGAAACCCGCATCGCCAGCACCCTGTCGCACCTGTCCCTCGACCCGGACACCCTGGTTTCCGCCCTCTCCGGCGGCTGGAAAAAACGCGTGGCGCTCGCCCGCGCGCTGGCAGCCACCCCAGACGTGCTGCTGCTCGACGAACCCACCAACCACCTTGACGTCACCGCCATCGAATGGCTGGAAACCCTGCTCAACAACTTTGCCGGTGCCGTACTGCTGATCACCCACGACCGGCGCTTTCTCGACAACGTCGTCACCCGCATCATCGAACTCGACCGCGGCATCCTGCGCAGCTACCCCGGCAGTTTTTCCGCCTACGAAACCCGCAAGGCCGAAGAACTGGTCATCGAAGAAGAGCAGAACCGCAAGTTCGACAAGTTCCACGCCCAGGAAGAAGTCTGGATCCGCAAGGGCATCGAGGCACGCCGCACCCGCAACGAAGGCCGGGTGCGCCGGCTGGAACAGCTGCGCCGCGAGCGAGCTGCCCGCCGTGAGCGTGTCGGCAAGGTCAACCTGCAGATCGACGCCGGCGGCAAGTCCGGCAAGCTGATCGCCGAACTCAAGGATGTCAGCAAGGGCTACGCCGGACGCACGCTGATCAGCGGCTTTTCCAGCCGGCTGATGCGCGGCGACAAGATCGGCCTGATCGGTCCCAACGGCGCCGGCAAGACCACGCTGCTCAAGCTGATCCTCGGTGAAATCCCGCCCGACAGCGGCGAAGTCCGCCAGGGCACCGGCCAGCAGATTGCCTATTTCGACCAGTTCCGCAGCCAGCTGCCGGAAGACGCCGCCATCATCGACGTCATCGGGGACGGCAAGGACTATGTCGACATCAGCGGCCAGCGCAAGCACGTGATGAGCTATCTGGAAGATTTCCTGTTCTCGCCGGCCCGCGCCCGCAGCCCGGTGCGCTCGCTCTCCGGCGGCGAGCGCAACCGCCTGCTGCTGGCCAAGCTGTTCACCCAGCCTGCCAACATCCTAGTGCTCGACGAACCGACCAACGACCTCGACATCGACACGCTGGAACTGCTCGAACAATTGCTGATCGACTACCCAGGCACCGTCTTCCTGGTCAGCCACGACCGCGCCTTCCTCGACAACGTCGCCACCCAGGTCATTGCCTTCGAAGGCGAAGGCCGACTGCGCGAATATCCCGGTGGCTATACCGACTGGGTGAACACGCGGACACGCATGGCCGAACTCGCCGCACCGGCCAGACCCGCAACACCGGTACCGGCCGCCGGCAACGCGACCGCACCGGCCAGACCGGCACGGGACAAGACACGCACCCGGCTTTCATACAATGAAGTACGCGAGCTGGAACGGCTGCCGGACGAAATCGCTGCGCTGGAGGCCGAACAGGCCGGGCTCAACAAAAAGCTGCTTGACCCGTCCGTGTGGAAAGACCAGGCCGCTGCCGCCCGCGACTGGCAGGCTCGCATCGAAGCCATTGACGAACTGCTGCTGGACAAACTCGCCCGCTGGGAAGAACTGGAGGCCAAGCAATCATGA
- a CDS encoding GNAT family N-acetyltransferase, with translation MTSCTLRPATPDDLTAIHGLIMEHGPNQWNWLPEDGVASTLDELRTGLAGAVVADNGQRLLGALVYRQEDHFPHLRPHDVAPAQCGFLVEAVVSREAAGQGLGTRLMQAACDALATRGITWITADRHEENAASAGMMRRAGLVLVSTFDDPERRPHGSRRTSVCAVRL, from the coding sequence ATGACATCCTGCACCCTGCGTCCCGCCACGCCTGACGACCTCACGGCCATTCACGGACTGATCATGGAGCACGGCCCCAACCAGTGGAACTGGCTGCCGGAAGACGGTGTGGCCAGCACGCTTGACGAGCTTCGCACCGGACTTGCCGGCGCCGTGGTGGCCGACAATGGCCAGCGGCTCCTGGGTGCACTGGTCTACCGGCAGGAGGACCACTTCCCGCACCTGCGACCGCACGATGTCGCACCGGCACAATGCGGCTTTCTGGTCGAAGCTGTCGTGTCCCGCGAAGCCGCCGGCCAGGGGCTGGGCACCCGGCTTATGCAGGCCGCCTGTGACGCCCTCGCCACCCGGGGCATCACATGGATCACGGCCGACCGGCATGAAGAAAATGCCGCTTCGGCCGGCATGATGCGCCGCGCCGGGCTTGTCCTGGTTTCAACATTCGACGACCCGGAACGCCGCCCGCACGGCAGTCGTCGCACCAGTGTCTGCGCTGTACGATTATGA
- a CDS encoding class 1 fructose-bisphosphatase, with protein sequence MSRISFSRFLTDAERQGQLTCPTLRALLEQMAAACVGIGDAVNRGALAGVLGEAGTGNIQGEDQKKLDVIANDMLLAANEWTGQLAAMASEEMADPWPIPAAYPQGPYLLLFDPLDGSSNIDVNISVGTIFSVLKAPAGKTAIGAADFLQAGTEQVAAGYVVYGPQTMLVLTTGNGVNGFTLDRSTGTFVLTHPGMRIPETAREFAINMSNQRHWEAPVQRYVEELLAGKTGPRGKDYNMRWVASMVAEVHRILCRGGMFMYPKDARDPSKPGKLRLMYEANPMSFIVEQAGGIATDGHRRILDIPPEGLHQRVAVFLGAREEVETVTRYHQD encoded by the coding sequence ATGAGTCGCATCTCCTTTTCCCGCTTCCTGACCGACGCCGAGCGTCAAGGCCAACTGACCTGCCCGACCCTGCGGGCTCTGCTCGAACAGATGGCCGCTGCCTGTGTCGGCATTGGCGATGCCGTCAACCGCGGCGCGCTGGCGGGCGTGCTGGGCGAAGCCGGCACCGGCAACATCCAGGGTGAAGACCAGAAAAAACTCGACGTGATCGCCAACGACATGCTGCTGGCGGCCAACGAGTGGACCGGCCAGCTGGCTGCCATGGCGTCGGAAGAGATGGCCGATCCGTGGCCGATTCCCGCGGCTTATCCGCAAGGCCCCTACCTGCTGCTGTTTGACCCGCTGGACGGCAGCTCCAACATCGACGTCAACATTTCCGTCGGCACCATCTTCTCGGTGCTGAAGGCCCCGGCCGGTAAAACCGCCATCGGTGCTGCCGATTTCCTTCAGGCCGGCACCGAACAGGTAGCCGCCGGCTACGTCGTCTACGGCCCGCAGACCATGCTGGTGCTGACCACCGGCAACGGCGTCAACGGCTTCACGCTGGACCGCAGCACCGGCACCTTTGTCCTGACCCATCCGGGCATGCGCATCCCGGAAACGGCCAGGGAATTCGCCATCAACATGTCCAACCAGCGCCACTGGGAAGCACCGGTGCAGCGTTATGTCGAAGAACTGCTGGCCGGCAAGACCGGCCCGCGCGGCAAGGACTACAACATGCGCTGGGTCGCCTCGATGGTGGCCGAAGTGCACCGCATCCTGTGTCGCGGCGGCATGTTCATGTACCCGAAGGACGCCCGCGATCCTTCCAAACCCGGCAAGCTGCGCCTGATGTACGAAGCCAACCCGATGTCGTTCATCGTCGAGCAGGCCGGAGGGATTGCCACCGACGGCCACCGGCGCATCCTCGACATCCCGCCCGAAGGCCTGCACCAGCGCGTGGCGGTTTTCCTCGGCGCCCGCGAAGAAGTCGAAACGGTCACCCGCTACCATCAGGACTGA